The proteins below are encoded in one region of Lactuca sativa cultivar Salinas chromosome 3, Lsat_Salinas_v11, whole genome shotgun sequence:
- the LOC111898659 gene encoding protein FAR1-RELATED SEQUENCE 7-like, whose translation MDNAKLRIKDEEVKVIFYKVGGGGGESDTLKSKLIEILSYKIEGLQVMMVEIEEVDQPRETHVIDDNEANGMVECDEGKGIDESIVGMVFDTPDDAYTFYNDYAFLHGFGIRIDTTFKHKTTKEPYRKIYVCDKEGFKWLDDNASSGIEKKRRRDVRTGCKAELRISKMKDGKWFVDSFKDTHNHDLSMTPTKVMKHRSHGKFHRTMECKSLIVQLGQAGLRPCHVKKAINGMKTSTVADITSKGKEFYGLIKHFQDKALLDNDQYFYVDLCDDGSPKNIFWADGRSRDAYTKFSDVVVFDVTYMTNKFKMHFAPFVGVNHHGQSILFGGALLENEKEETFEWLFEHFLKCMFGKYPKAIITDQDKAMGNAIKKVFPNTRHRFCAWHIKKHEQEHIKPYVSRYSDFKESYTKWVNRDTIEEFETRWEVIRDKHRLEKNCWISDMYNQRIHWAKAFLKDVFLAGMTTSGRSESINSFFDGFVNSNTMLNEFVVQYEKAVESRRVAEEDENFKTMNSRPILSSLHPIEEKAGECYTRKIFDMFKKEWTEATSNLTHETISKSTEEIKYRVGQLKVDKTYWRYVTFCFSNEVNVTCSCSKYETDGILCKHSLYVMKKRHVDTLPSRYILHRWTLNARYKVGNGRIGLEEMNNGNDENRKKSITVENTSQVSCAGISQVDMMPQLSIRDPLGPTNTKGRPKTASRIKSFLEAPKKRTCSYCQGLGHYATSCSKRKADESVQEKH comes from the exons ATGGATAATGCAAAGTTGAGGATAAAAGATGAAGAGGTAAAAGTGATATTTTACAAAGTTGGAGGTGGAGGGGGTGAAAGTGATACTTTAAAAAGTAAATTGATAGAAATATTATCTTACAAAATAGAGGGGTTGCAA GTCATGATGGTTGAAATtgaagaagttgatcaacctAGAGAAACACATGTTATTGATGATAATGAAGCAAATGGAATGGTAGAATGTGATGAAGGTAAAGGTATTGATGAAAGTATAGTGGGAATGGTTTTTGATACACCTGATGATGCATATACATTTTATAATGATTATGCGTTTTTACATGGATTTGGTATACGTATTGATACCACATTTAAACATAAGACGACAAAGGAGCCTTATCGGAAGATATATGTATGCGATAAAGAAGGTTTTAAATGGTTAGACGACAATGCTTCAAGTGGAATCGAGAAAAAGCGTCGTAGAGATGTTAGAACCGGATGTAAAGCCGAACTTCGAATTTCAAAAATGAAAGATGGTAAATGGTTTGTAGACTCGTTTAAAGACACACACAATCATGATTTGAGCATGACACCAACGAAGGTGATGAAGCATCGATCTCATGGCAAGTTCCATCGTACAATGGAATGTAAATCTCTTATAGTGCAACTAGGTCAAGCAGGATTGAGACCTTGTCATGTTAAAAAGGCTATTAATGGAATGAAAACGTCAACTGTGGCTGATATTACTTCAAA AGGAAAGGAGTTTTATGGACTTATAAAACATTTCCAAGATAAAGCCTTATTGGATAATGACCAATACTTTTATGTGGATTTGTGTGATGATGGGTCTCCTAAAAATATATTTTGGGCTGATGGAAGATCAAGAGATGCCTATACTAAATTTAGCgatgttgttgtgtttgatgtcactTATATGACAAACAAATTCAAGATGCATTTTGCTCCTTTTGTTGGTGTTAATCATCATGGGCAATCTATACTTTTTGGTGGAGCGTTGCTAGAAAACGAAAAAGAAGAAACTTTTGAATGGTTATTTGAGCATTTTCTCAAGTGTATGTTTGGCAAATATCCGAAGGCAATCATTACTGATCAAGACAAAGCTATGGGTAATGCAATAAAAAAAGTTTTTCCAAACACTCGACATCGGTTTTGTGCATGGCATATTAAGAAGCATGAACAAGAACACATTAAACCGTATGTTTCCCGTTATAGTGATTTTAAGGAATCATATACAAAATGGGTAAATCGTGACACCATTGAAGAATTTGAAACTAGGTGGGAAGTTATACGTGATAAACATAGATTAGAAAAAAATTGTTGGATAAGCGATATGTATAACCAACGGATACATTGGGCTAAAGCCTTCTTGAAGGATGTTTTCTTGGCTGGTATGACTACAAGTGGACGGAGTGAGAGTATTAATTCATTTTTTGATGGATTTGTTAACTCAAATACTATGTTGAATGAATTTGTAGTGCAATATGAAAAAGCAGTTGAGTCTAGAAGGGTTGCCGAAGAAGATGAAAACTTCAAGACTATGAACTCGAGACcgattctttcttctcttcatcCAATCGAAGAAAAAGCAGGCGAGTGTTATACTAGAAAGATTTTTGATATGTTCAAAAAAGAATGGACAGAAGCTACTAGCAATTTAACTCACGAGACTATAAGCAAGAGTACTGAAGAAATCAAATATCGAGTGGGGCAACTGAAAGTTGATAAAACATATTGGCGTTATGTGACCTTTTGTTTTTCTAATGAAGTCAATGTCACATGTTCGTGTTCTAAGTATGAGACGGATGGGATTTTATGCAAGCATAGCCTATATGTGATGAAGAAGAGACATGTTGATACACTACCTAGTCGCTATATTTTACATCGATGGACTCTTAATGCTAGGTATAAGGTGGGTAATGGTAGAATCGGTCTTGAAGAAATGAACAATGGAAATGAC GAAAATCGGAAGAAATCTATTACAGTTGAGAATACATCTCAAGTTTCTTGTGCGGGAATTTCACAGGTAGATATGATGCCTCAGTTATCTATCCGGGATCCTCTTGGTCCAACTAACACAAAAGGGCGTCCTAAAACTGCAAGTAGAATAAAGTCTTTTTTAGAAGCGCCGAAAAAACGAACATGCTCTTATTGTCAAGGATTGGGCCATTATGCTACTAGTTGTTCAAAAAGAAAG GCTGATGAATCGGTGCAAGAGAAACATTGA